The following proteins are co-located in the Agromyces laixinhei genome:
- a CDS encoding Na+/H+ antiporter subunit D, whose amino-acid sequence MTAALVPLVVLLPLLGAATALILGRHRRAQMAVSTTVLAAVAAIAIVLLVTVDGGEPMAVNVGGWEAPFGIVLVVDRLSAIMLIVSAIVLLVVLVYAVGQGVADRHRETPVSIFHPSYLILSAGVFNAFIAGDLFNLYVGFEILLSASYVLLTLGGTGERIRAGVTYIIVSLVSSLFFLSAIALIYGAAGTVNIAQLSVRIAELPASVQLILHLLLLIAFGIKAAVFPLSFWLPDSYPTAPAPVTAVFAGLLTKVGVYAIIRTETVIFADHDLSMLLMIIGGLTMLIGILGALTQADIKRLLSFTLVSHIGYMIFGIGVGTQLGLAATIYYVVHHITVQTTLFLTTGLIERFGGATSINRLSGLLKASPLLAILFFIPALNLGGIPPFSGFLGKVGLFLAGAEDAGATGADAAGAGSAWLIWILIATGAITSLITLYALTRFWNMAFWRRREELDGYESALLGSVLEAPEGATVTAKRTTPVLMVAATTTLVVLTIMLTVFAGPMFELTSRAADGLTNPDVYVSLVFPGGTR is encoded by the coding sequence GTGACCGCCGCACTCGTGCCCCTCGTCGTGCTGCTCCCCCTGCTCGGTGCGGCGACGGCGCTCATCCTCGGTCGCCACCGCCGCGCGCAGATGGCGGTGAGCACGACCGTGCTCGCTGCCGTCGCCGCGATCGCGATCGTGCTGCTCGTCACCGTCGACGGCGGCGAGCCGATGGCGGTCAACGTCGGTGGCTGGGAGGCGCCGTTCGGCATCGTGCTGGTCGTCGACCGGCTCTCGGCGATCATGCTGATCGTCTCGGCGATCGTGCTGCTCGTCGTGCTCGTGTATGCGGTCGGGCAGGGTGTCGCCGACCGGCATCGCGAGACGCCGGTGTCGATCTTCCATCCGAGCTACCTGATCCTGTCGGCGGGCGTGTTCAACGCGTTCATCGCCGGCGACCTGTTCAACCTCTACGTCGGGTTCGAGATCCTGCTGTCGGCGAGCTACGTGCTGCTGACCCTCGGCGGCACGGGCGAGCGCATCCGGGCGGGCGTCACGTACATCATCGTGAGCCTCGTCTCGTCGCTGTTCTTCCTCAGTGCGATCGCACTGATCTACGGAGCGGCGGGCACGGTGAACATCGCCCAACTGTCGGTGCGCATCGCCGAGCTGCCGGCGAGCGTGCAGCTCATCCTGCACCTGCTGCTGCTCATCGCATTCGGCATCAAGGCGGCCGTCTTCCCGCTGTCGTTCTGGCTGCCGGATTCGTATCCGACCGCTCCGGCCCCGGTCACCGCGGTGTTCGCGGGCCTGCTCACGAAGGTGGGCGTCTACGCCATCATCCGCACCGAGACCGTGATCTTCGCCGACCACGACCTCTCGATGCTGCTCATGATCATCGGTGGGCTGACCATGCTCATCGGCATCCTCGGCGCGCTCACCCAGGCCGACATCAAGCGATTGCTCTCGTTCACGCTCGTCAGCCACATCGGGTACATGATCTTCGGCATCGGCGTGGGCACCCAGCTCGGGCTCGCCGCCACGATCTACTACGTCGTGCACCACATCACGGTGCAGACGACGCTGTTCCTCACGACCGGACTCATCGAACGCTTCGGCGGTGCCACGTCGATCAACCGTCTCTCGGGCCTGCTGAAGGCCTCGCCCCTGCTCGCCATCCTGTTCTTCATCCCGGCGCTGAACCTCGGCGGCATCCCGCCGTTCTCCGGGTTCCTCGGCAAGGTCGGGCTGTTCCTCGCCGGTGCCGAAGACGCGGGCGCGACGGGGGCCGACGCAGCAGGCGCAGGTTCGGCCTGGCTCATCTGGATCCTGATCGCCACCGGCGCGATCACCTCGCTCATCACCCTGTACGCGCTCACCCGCTTCTGGAACATGGCGTTCTGGCGCCGCCGCGAAGAACTCGACGGCTACGAATCCGCGTTGCTCGGCTCGGTGCTCGAGGCTCCCGAGGGGGCCACCGTCACCGCGAAGCGCACCACGCCGGTGCTGATGGTCGCCGCGACGACCACGCTCGTCGTACTGACCATCATGCTCACGGTGTTCGCCGGGCCCATGTTCGAGCTCACGAGCCGCGCCGCCGACGGCCTCACCAACCCCGATGTGTACGTGTCGCTCGTGTTCCCCGGAGGCACTCGATGA
- a CDS encoding Na+/H+ antiporter subunit A gives MIFSLALFGALALVTPLLTRWLGRRVFAVIALLPAAVFVLLLTWLPGVLAGSPVVEIVPWIPTLDIALSFRLDALALLLALIVTGVGALVLLYCMHYFADDEPALGRFAALLLAFAGVMFGLVTADDVFILFTFWEATSVLSYLLIGHYTGRKESRGAALQALTVTTFGGLAMLVGLVILAVDGGTTSLSELIAHPVTGAAGEWAIALVLIGAISKSALVPFHFWLPAAMAAPTPVSAYLHAAAMVKAGVYLVARLAPGYADLDVWHPIVIGIGAFTMLVGGWRALRQYDLKLLLAYGTVSQLGFLIMVTGLGTRDAALAGVALLLAHALFKATLFLVVGIVDHAAGTRDWRKLSGVGRRMPVIATIAFIAAASMAGVPPLLGFVAKEGVFTAFLEAASAGDPWAWVALIGAFAGSVLTVAYSVRFVWGAFVSKPDVADCALHAPSPAIAVAPGLLAAASIVSAFAIPFIEPLLTSYADELPGSHDYHLAIWHGLEPALAISAAVFALGALLVWARVRVARLQASMVPVVDSARGYLSMVSFIDRVAASVTLATQHQGLPGYLAIIVTVFIGGLGTATAMNTSWPDGIRLWDFPAQPFIAIVMGIAAVAAATVRQRMTAVLLVSVTGYGLVLLFGMSGAPDLALTQALIETIVLVVFVLVLRRLPKQIAQRNPPVHKLARAIIGFIAGLVMGVIGLVALGARIQPTIADGLPALALEAHGKNIVNVLLVDIRAWDTLGEISVLVAVATGVASLIFVSGRTGGAPRLGDFDTDFEIDRRQRLRPVPEPAWSIRAPRTSLADTEGETDAAAEAATTRQTWILAGRTISPRNRSILIEVLVRLLFHPAIVVSVFLLFVGHNSPGGGFAGGLLAGLALVARYLAGGRYELGEAAPVDAGRLLGTGLLLAAGTAAGSLFFGGLPLESTWFEYEVPVLGTISIGTSTLFDIGVYLVVVGLVLDILRSLGGEVDRQEEQSGDGDSIDGGDLDRAVEVIEQGEGPEVAERPEHVGSELVTPLTGDERPEEARR, from the coding sequence ATGATCTTCAGCCTCGCCCTGTTCGGTGCGCTCGCCCTCGTCACGCCGCTGCTCACGCGCTGGCTCGGCCGGCGCGTCTTCGCCGTCATCGCGCTGCTGCCGGCCGCCGTCTTCGTGCTGCTGCTCACCTGGCTGCCCGGCGTGCTCGCGGGCTCCCCCGTCGTCGAGATCGTGCCGTGGATCCCGACCCTCGACATCGCGCTGAGCTTCCGGCTCGACGCGCTCGCCCTGCTCCTCGCGCTCATCGTCACGGGCGTCGGCGCCCTCGTGCTGCTCTACTGCATGCACTACTTCGCCGACGACGAACCCGCCCTCGGGCGGTTCGCAGCCCTCCTGCTCGCCTTCGCGGGCGTCATGTTCGGCCTCGTCACGGCCGACGACGTGTTCATCCTGTTCACGTTCTGGGAGGCCACGAGCGTGCTCTCCTACCTCCTCATCGGCCACTACACCGGCCGCAAAGAGAGCCGCGGTGCCGCGCTGCAGGCGCTGACCGTCACGACCTTCGGCGGGCTCGCGATGCTCGTCGGCCTCGTCATCCTGGCCGTCGACGGCGGCACGACCTCGCTCTCCGAGCTCATCGCCCACCCCGTCACCGGCGCGGCGGGCGAGTGGGCGATCGCGCTCGTGCTCATCGGCGCGATCTCCAAGAGCGCGCTCGTGCCGTTCCACTTCTGGCTTCCGGCCGCGATGGCCGCGCCGACCCCCGTGAGCGCCTACCTGCACGCGGCGGCCATGGTGAAGGCCGGCGTCTACCTCGTCGCCCGCCTCGCTCCCGGCTACGCAGACCTCGACGTGTGGCATCCGATCGTCATCGGCATCGGCGCGTTCACGATGCTCGTCGGCGGCTGGCGCGCGCTGCGCCAGTACGACCTGAAGCTCCTGCTGGCCTACGGCACCGTCAGCCAGCTCGGGTTCCTCATCATGGTCACGGGTCTCGGTACCCGCGACGCGGCGCTCGCCGGCGTCGCCCTGCTGCTCGCGCACGCCCTCTTCAAGGCGACCCTCTTCCTCGTCGTCGGCATCGTCGACCACGCCGCGGGCACGCGCGACTGGCGCAAGCTCTCGGGCGTCGGCCGGCGCATGCCCGTCATCGCGACGATCGCGTTCATCGCGGCCGCATCGATGGCCGGCGTGCCGCCGCTGCTGGGATTCGTCGCGAAAGAGGGGGTGTTCACGGCGTTCCTCGAGGCGGCCTCCGCGGGCGACCCGTGGGCGTGGGTCGCCCTCATCGGCGCTTTCGCGGGCTCCGTGCTGACGGTGGCCTATTCGGTGCGTTTCGTCTGGGGTGCCTTCGTCTCCAAGCCGGATGTCGCGGACTGCGCGCTGCACGCCCCGAGCCCCGCCATCGCGGTGGCGCCCGGCCTGCTCGCCGCGGCGAGCATCGTCTCGGCGTTCGCGATCCCGTTCATCGAGCCGCTGCTCACGAGCTACGCCGACGAACTGCCGGGCAGCCACGATTACCACCTCGCCATCTGGCACGGCCTCGAACCCGCCCTCGCGATCTCGGCCGCGGTGTTCGCCCTCGGCGCGCTGCTCGTGTGGGCCCGTGTACGTGTCGCGCGGCTGCAGGCGTCCATGGTCCCGGTGGTCGATTCCGCACGCGGCTACCTCAGCATGGTCTCGTTCATCGACCGCGTCGCCGCGTCGGTCACGCTGGCGACGCAGCACCAGGGCCTGCCCGGCTATCTCGCGATCATCGTCACGGTCTTCATCGGCGGGCTCGGCACGGCGACGGCGATGAACACGTCGTGGCCCGACGGCATCCGGCTCTGGGACTTCCCGGCGCAGCCGTTCATCGCGATCGTGATGGGCATTGCCGCCGTCGCGGCGGCCACGGTGCGCCAGCGCATGACGGCCGTGCTGCTCGTGAGCGTCACGGGCTACGGCCTCGTGCTCCTCTTCGGCATGTCAGGCGCCCCCGACCTCGCCCTCACCCAGGCCCTCATCGAGACGATCGTGCTCGTGGTCTTCGTGCTCGTGCTGCGTCGCCTGCCCAAGCAGATCGCCCAACGGAATCCACCGGTGCACAAGCTCGCCCGCGCCATCATCGGCTTCATCGCCGGGCTCGTGATGGGCGTCATCGGACTCGTCGCCCTCGGCGCCCGCATCCAGCCGACCATCGCCGACGGGCTCCCCGCCCTCGCGCTCGAGGCGCACGGCAAGAACATCGTGAACGTACTGCTCGTCGACATCCGCGCCTGGGACACCCTCGGCGAGATCTCGGTGCTGGTGGCGGTCGCCACCGGCGTCGCGAGCCTGATCTTCGTCTCGGGGCGCACGGGCGGGGCGCCTCGCCTCGGCGACTTCGACACCGATTTCGAGATCGACCGGCGACAGCGCCTCCGTCCGGTGCCCGAGCCGGCCTGGAGCATCCGCGCCCCCCGCACCAGCCTGGCCGACACCGAAGGCGAGACGGATGCCGCGGCCGAAGCCGCGACGACCAGGCAGACGTGGATCCTCGCAGGACGCACCATCTCACCGCGCAACCGCTCGATCCTCATCGAGGTGCTCGTGCGGCTGCTCTTCCACCCGGCGATCGTCGTCTCGGTCTTCCTGCTGTTCGTCGGGCACAACTCGCCGGGCGGCGGGTTCGCCGGCGGCCTGCTCGCGGGGCTCGCCCTCGTGGCGCGCTACCTCGCCGGGGGGCGATACGAACTGGGTGAGGCGGCTCCCGTCGATGCCGGGCGGCTGCTCGGCACCGGCCTGCTGCTCGCGGCCGGCACGGCGGCCGGGTCGCTCTTCTTCGGGGGGCTCCCACTCGAGTCGACCTGGTTCGAATACGAGGTGCCGGTCCTCGGCACCATCTCGATCGGCACGTCGACGCTCTTCGACATCGGCGTGTACCTCGTGGTCGTCGGGCTCGTGCTCGACATCCTGCGGTCGCTCGGCGGCGAGGTCGACCGGCAGGAGGAGCAGTCGGGCGACGGCGACAGCATCGACGGCGGCGATCTCGACCGCGCCGTCGAAGTGATCGAGCAGGGCGAGGGGCCCGAGGTCGCCGAACGACCCGAGCACGTCGGCTCCGAACTCGTGACCCCCCTCACCGGCGACGAGCGACCCGAGGAGGCACGCAGATGA
- a CDS encoding sodium:proton antiporter, translated as MTGSLTLVLLMAVLFGAGISIMLERSLTRVLIGFLLVGNAVNILIYLMSGTPGLAPILNDGVDPEAISDPLPQAFVLTAIVINLGITAFMLALIYRSWWLAQLGEKGDLVDDEADDLEDAEETADLIRMSAADDAAIQQIIDASDEEPENAMSPSDDDDSEVRP; from the coding sequence ATGACCGGCTCGCTGACCCTCGTGCTGCTCATGGCCGTGCTCTTCGGAGCCGGCATCTCGATCATGCTCGAGCGCAGCCTCACCCGCGTGCTCATCGGGTTCCTGCTCGTCGGCAACGCCGTGAACATCCTCATCTACCTCATGAGCGGCACTCCCGGACTCGCGCCGATCCTGAACGACGGCGTCGACCCCGAGGCGATCTCCGACCCACTGCCGCAGGCGTTCGTCCTCACGGCGATCGTGATCAACCTCGGCATCACCGCGTTCATGCTGGCACTCATCTACCGCTCATGGTGGCTCGCACAGCTCGGCGAGAAGGGCGACCTCGTCGACGACGAGGCCGACGACCTCGAAGACGCCGAGGAGACGGCCGATCTCATCCGCATGTCGGCCGCCGATGACGCCGCCATCCAGCAGATCATCGACGCGAGCGACGAGGAGCCCGAAAACGCCATGAGCCCGTCGGACGACGACGACAGCGAGGTGCGTCCGTGA